From the genome of Triticum aestivum cultivar Chinese Spring chromosome 3B, IWGSC CS RefSeq v2.1, whole genome shotgun sequence, one region includes:
- the LOC123066478 gene encoding putative glycine-rich cell wall structural protein 1, with amino-acid sequence MAGTKLLALGFVVLLSIGLANAARVARYSSASGVGTGGGEGGGSQGGAGSGSGSGTGSGVSSSSGTHASGGGGGGGGGGSQYGGAGSGSGSGSGSGSSQYSQGSSYPYGGSYGGYTSAGGTGGGGGGGQANGYHGSSAYGAGSGTGSGSATANNNWYGQGSNAYAGGNGVGNGGGTNGGTGGGGGAGSGYGDAYP; translated from the coding sequence ATGGCAGGCACAAAATTACTAGCTCTTGGTTTTGTTGTCCTGTTGAGCATTGGATTGGCCAATGCTGCAAGGGTGGCTAGGTACTCCAGTGCCTCTGGAGTAGGAACGGGAGGAGGAGAGGGTGGGGGGTCTCAGGGTGGTGCTGGCTCCGGTTCTGGGAGTGGAACTGGGTCAGGCGTGAGCTCTAGTAGTGGTACACATGCaagtggtggaggaggaggcggaggtggcggTGGTAGCCAATATGGTGGAGCTGGATCTGGTAGCGGGAGTGGCTCGGGCTCTGGTTCTAGTCAATATAGTCAAGGATCTTCCTATCCTTATGGTGGTAGCTATGGTGGATATACTAGTGCTGGTGGtaccggtggcggcggtggtggagggcAAGCTAATGGTTATCATGGATCTAGTGCATATGGGGCTGGTAGTGGCACTGGTTCTGGCTCAGCTACTGCTAATAACAATTGGTATGGACAAGGTAGTAATGCATACGCTGGTGGAAACGGTGTTGGCAATGGCGGTGGAACAAATGGTGGAACTGGTGGAGGCGGAGGTGCTGGATCTGGGTATGGCGATGCCTATCCCTAG